From the Roseateles sp. XES5 genome, one window contains:
- a CDS encoding ABC transporter ATP-binding protein produces MQTSVSIKDLSLSFGAVNVLENLNLDIGEGEFLVLLGSSGCGKSTLLNCIAGLLEPTGGQIFIKNRNVTWEEPKDRGIGMVFQSYALYPQMTVEKNLSFGLTVAGMAKPEIDKRVARAAEILQIGPLLTRKPSALSGGQRQRVAIGRALVRDVDVFLFDEPLSNLDAKLRSELRVEIKRLHQSLKNTMIYVTHDQIEALTLADRIAIMKSGVIQQLADPNTIYNAPRNMFVAGFIGSPSMNFLRGEITERGGRPVFSTNGVDFSLDGYAAGEALHPGRKVVLGVRPEHVRVDEDMPGIESHPATVDIEEPMGADNLLWLKHAGHTLSVRVAGARRFAPGTAVKLAFDMGLASLFDAETEERI; encoded by the coding sequence ATGCAGACATCCGTCTCCATCAAGGATCTTTCGCTCAGCTTCGGCGCGGTCAACGTGCTGGAAAACCTCAATCTCGATATCGGCGAGGGGGAATTCCTCGTGCTGCTCGGCTCGTCCGGCTGCGGCAAGTCGACCCTGCTCAACTGCATCGCCGGCCTGCTGGAGCCGACCGGCGGGCAAATCTTCATCAAGAACAGGAACGTCACCTGGGAGGAGCCGAAGGACCGGGGCATCGGCATGGTGTTCCAGTCCTATGCGCTCTATCCGCAGATGACGGTGGAGAAGAACCTGTCCTTCGGCCTCACGGTGGCAGGCATGGCAAAGCCGGAGATCGACAAGCGCGTCGCCCGCGCCGCCGAGATCCTGCAGATCGGCCCGCTTCTCACCCGCAAGCCCTCGGCGCTCTCCGGTGGCCAGCGCCAGCGCGTGGCGATCGGCCGTGCGCTGGTGCGTGACGTCGACGTCTTCCTCTTCGACGAACCGCTCTCCAATCTCGATGCGAAGCTGCGCTCGGAGCTGCGCGTGGAAATCAAGCGGCTGCACCAGTCGCTGAAGAACACTATGATCTATGTCACCCACGACCAGATTGAGGCGCTGACGCTCGCCGACCGCATCGCCATCATGAAGAGCGGCGTCATCCAGCAGCTCGCCGATCCCAACACGATCTACAACGCGCCGAGAAACATGTTCGTCGCCGGTTTCATCGGCTCGCCCTCGATGAATTTCTTGCGCGGGGAGATCACCGAGCGCGGCGGCCGGCCGGTCTTCAGCACCAACGGCGTCGATTTTTCGCTCGACGGTTATGCCGCCGGCGAGGCGCTCCATCCCGGCCGCAAGGTCGTTCTCGGCGTGCGCCCGGAGCATGTGAGGGTCGACGAGGATATGCCCGGCATCGAAAGCCATCCGGCGACCGTCGATATCGAGGAGCCGATGGGCGCCGACAACCTGCTCTGGCTGAAGCATGCCGGCCATACGCTCTCCGTCCGCGTCGCCGGCGCGCGGCGCTTTGCGCCGGGCACGGCGGTGAAGCTCGCCTTCGACATGGGACTTGCCTCGCTGTTCGATGCGGAGACGGAGGAGCGGATCTAA